The genomic segment CCTCGCCCTCGACCTTGCCCGCCTGATCCAGGAGCCCGCCGAATGAAGCCGAAAGACCTGCGCCGCCTCGTCTACTACAGCCGCAACCGGGTCGCCGGTGCCCCCGCGGCAATGGACGAGACGATCCGCGGCATCCTGGCCGCGAGCCGCACCAACAACGCCCGCATCGACGTCACCGGGGCGCTGATGTTCAACGCCGGCTGCTTCGCGCAGGTGCTGGAGGGGCCGGAAGACGCGGTCGAGGCTACCTTCGAGCGCATCCAGCAGGACGAGCGCCACGGCGAGGTCTCGCTGCTCGCCTTCGAGGCGGTGGAGACGCGCCTCTTCACCGATTGGTCGATGGCCTATGTCGGCGCCTCGCCGGACGACGCGGCCCGCTACGGCGACGTGGCCGGCGAGAGCGGCTTCGACCTCTCGCGGATGACGGGAGACCGGCTCTGCGCCATGCTGCACGGGCTTGCCCTGGAGGAGGAGGCGGCCGAGGCGTAGTTTCCGAGCCGCACGGGTTCCGCTAGAGACGCCAACCTGATCGTATCAGGTCGGCGCCTCCAGCTCCTGTTTCAACGCGCATTCTTTCGACGAACCGGTTTCCACTTCGTCGGAATGCGCTTTATCGAAGCGGCTCGTCACGCCACGCTTCTCAGGCAATCCCCGTGCGCCTCACCGTCACGACCTGGAACATCAACTCGGTGCGTCTGCGCATCGAGTCCGTGCTGCGCTTCCTCCGCGAGGCGCAGCCGGACGTGCTGTGCCTGCAGGAGACCAAGTGCCCCGACGACCTGTTCCCGCTCAAGGCGTTCAAGGGATCGGGCTACGAGAACATCGTCTTCGCCGGGCAGAAGGGCTATAACGGCGTCGCGATCATCTCGCGGTTTCCGCTGCTGACCCGCGACGTGATGAGCTTCTGCGAGCGGCCCGATGCGCGCCACATCTCGGCAGTGCTCGGGCCGGAGGCGGGACCGGCGGCGGGGATCGTGCTGCACGATTTCTACGTGCCCGCGGGCGGCGACATGCCCCACCGCGACCTCAACCCGAAATTCGCGCACAAGCTCGACTTCCTGTCCGAATTGCGGGTCTGGGGCGGGCGGCGGGTCTCCGGTCCGGCGATCCTGGTGGGCGACCTCAACGTCGCGCCGCTGGAGCACGACGTCTGGTCGCACAAGCAGCTGCTCGACGTGGTGAGCCACACCCCCGTCGAGACCGAGGCGCTCGAGACGCTGCGGGGCGAGGCCGGCTGGATCGATGCGGCGCGGCTCCTCACTCCGGAGCCGGAGAAGATCTACACGTGGTGGAGCTACCGCTCGCCGAACTGGGAACTCGCCAACAAGGGCCGGCGCCTCGACCACACCTGGGTCTCGCCCGATCTCACGGGCACTGTGCGCCGGGTCGCGGTGTTCCGCGAGGCGCGGGGCTGGGAGAGGCCGTCCGATCACGTCCCGGTGACGTTGACGTTGGAGCTCTGAGCCGGGAACGCGGAAGCCCGTCCAGGCATTGGGTCTCCAATCTGAGCTTTCGCAATGGAGTCCCACCGCATGCGCTCGATCCTGCGCCAGATCGTCGTCGTCTTCCTGCTGCCTAAGGCCATCGGCTACCTGCGTCGCCGCTTCGGCGGCGGACGGGCGGCGGGTTCGCACCGCTCGTACTGAGTGCGGGTTTCCAAAGGGATCATCCCTTTGGCGGGGTGCCGGGGCAGAGCCCCGGCCTCCCTTCAACCAGGGCTCTGCCCTGGACCCGCGAAAGGACCTGTCCTTTCGAAACCCGGATTCCGGCCGACGCGCCGGCGGCTGTAGCCGAACCAGATCGCCAGTCCGAGGCCGAGCCAGGCCAGAAGGCGCAGCCA from the Methylorubrum extorquens genome contains:
- a CDS encoding protein of unknown function (Evidence 5 : Unknown function) gives rise to the protein MRSILRQIVVVFLLPKAIGYLRRRFGGGRAAGSHRSY
- the xthA gene encoding Exodeoxyribonuclease III (Exonuclease III) (EXO III) (AP endonuclease VI) (Evidence 2b : Function from indirect experimental evidences (e.g. phenotypes); PubMedId : 3049539; Product type e : enzyme), whose translation is MRLTVTTWNINSVRLRIESVLRFLREAQPDVLCLQETKCPDDLFPLKAFKGSGYENIVFAGQKGYNGVAIISRFPLLTRDVMSFCERPDARHISAVLGPEAGPAAGIVLHDFYVPAGGDMPHRDLNPKFAHKLDFLSELRVWGGRRVSGPAILVGDLNVAPLEHDVWSHKQLLDVVSHTPVETEALETLRGEAGWIDAARLLTPEPEKIYTWWSYRSPNWELANKGRRLDHTWVSPDLTGTVRRVAVFREARGWERPSDHVPVTLTLEL
- a CDS encoding putative activator of photopigment and puc with BLUF domain (Evidence 3 : Putative function from multiple computational evidences; Product type f : factor), giving the protein MKPKDLRRLVYYSRNRVAGAPAAMDETIRGILAASRTNNARIDVTGALMFNAGCFAQVLEGPEDAVEATFERIQQDERHGEVSLLAFEAVETRLFTDWSMAYVGASPDDAARYGDVAGESGFDLSRMTGDRLCAMLHGLALEEEAAEA